AAAGAGAATATTTTcgttctgtaacttgcattatatgGCTAGTGTAATTCATATAAGGGATGGAAACTTTATTGCCATAGCCAACTGACAAAGGAAATTACGAAGTTATAACAAgtggtcaaattttatgtgcccacatgccttgtTTTCGCAGGCTTTGTCACATATTATTTTTAAGTTATTGATTTTCTGATTACAGTTGACTAAAATTCATAGCTGGATTCTAGTTGGTGCAGGTTCCACATGGACATAGGTAATGGAGTTTGTGTGGATTGGTAGCTAAATGGATTTGTGGATTGGATTGATAGCTGTTTGTGTGGATTGGATTGATAGCTAAATGCTATAGTTATATCACCTGCAGCCAATGTCTGTAGCTATGACATTTGCAGCAAATGACTGTAGTTATCACACCTACAGCCATGCAATGGTCTTAGCTATAACACCTACAGGCAATGGCTGTAGCTATGACACCTGCATGCAGCTAAATGCTGCAATAGCACCTGCAGTCAATGGCTGTAGCTATAACACCTGTAGCTAAATGCTATAGTTATATCACCTGCAGCCAATGGCTGTAGCTATCACACCTGCAGCCAATGGCTGTAGCTATGACAGCTGCAACCAATGGCTCTAGCTATCACACCTGTAGCAAATGGCTGCAGTTATAATACCTGCAGCAATGGGCTGTAGCTAGCACACTTGCAGTCAATGGCTGTAGCTATAACACCTGCAGTCAATGGCTGTAGCTATAACACCTGCAGTCAATGACTGGAGCTATAACATCTGCAATCAATGGCTGTAGCTATAACATCTGCAGTCAATGGCTGTAGTTATAACACCTACAGGTAGGCCTGAgccaaatatgctcaaaattttgcccaaaatgctttcaggaaatTCCCAAAATTACCACCCATTATCcttttcagtgttcccattatgctgcTTGGTGAATAACATTACTTACAATAATCTTTGAACATTttgatcagtgaatgctctattagagtatttcactacaaagtgactgttctattagagtgtatcgatcTAAAGAGCTATGTACATGGCATTTGAGTCCTCTACTGCAGTTTGCacttccactgactgctctattagggagtatcgatctatttttAAGGAAATAAGCTCTACAATTTGGAAAATCcgcctaatatgctagcattatgctggcatagcactctagcctattatgctggcatatttgacacaggcctaccTACAGGCAATGGCTGTAGGTATGACAGCTGTAGCAAATGGCTGTAGGTATGACAGCTGTAGCAAATGGCTGTAGGTATGACAGCTGTAGCAAATGGCTGTAGTTATCACACCTACAGCCATGCAATGGCTTTAGCTATAACACCTACAGGCAATGGCTGTAGCTATTACACCTGCATGCAGCTAAATGCTGCAATAGCACCTGTAGTCAATGGCGGTAGCTATGACACCTGCAACCAATGGCTTTAGCTATAAAATCTGTAGCTAAATTCTATAGTTATATCACCTGCAGCCAATGGTTGTAGCTATGACATTTGCAGCAAATGGCTGTATCTATAACACCTGTAGCTAAATGCTATAGTTATAGCGCTAAATGCTATAGTTATAGCACCTGCAGCCAATGGCTGTAGCTATGACACCTGCAGCCAATGGCAGTAGCTATGACAGCTGCAACCATTGGTTGTAGTTATCACACCTGAGGCCAATGGTGTTAGCTATGACACCTGCATCCAATGGCTGTAGCTATGACACCTGCATCCAATGGCTGTAGCTATGACACCTGCATCCAATGGCTGCAGCTATGACACCAATAGCCAATGGCTGTAGCTATGACTCCTGCAGCCAATGGCTGTATGTAGCTATGACACCTGCAGTCAATGGCTGTAGCTATAACACCTACAGGCAATGGCTGTAGCTATCACACCTGCAGCCAATGGCTGTAAATGGTTGTAGCAATAACGTCTGCAGGCAATGGCTGTAAATGGTTGTAGCTATAACATCTGCAGCCAATGGCTGTAGCTATTACACTTGCAACCAATTGCTGTAGCTATCACACCTGTAGAAAATGGCTGCAGCTATCTCACCTGTAGCAAATGGCTTCAGTTATAATACCTGCAGCCAatggctgtagctatatatataacacCTGCAGCCAatggctgtagctatagctatttcaGCTAGCTTTTAACAGCTGCTTACAGccatagctacagtatctgtaTGGTCTAGTATTTAGCACAAGcaaatctacacagcaaaaacaAACTTGTTAAATTAACATAAAATGTTAAATTGACAATGTCATATGAACAATTTTCTGCCATTTtgacatgtacactatcaatacAACAAAAGATTTGTTATATGTAATTATCAGTTGCCATTTTAACAGAATATGTTATTTTGACAGTATGTCAAATTAGCATTAGTATGGAAATTTAACACAGTGCCTTTCAAAATAATGCACTATTGTCAAAATTAGCATGAACTGTCAGATCTACAAATAGTCTGTTATGCTTTAGTTAGTATGTTGTTTTAACAAAATGATCTGTACTTGGAGGAGGGTCCACCCATGAAAGATCACTAATCTCATCTGCACTACTAAAGTCAACTGTATTACTTAAATCCATGCTACATATGTCTTCCTCAAGTTCATCTTCTACAACCAGAGAACTTTCTGACTGGCCTGTCTGGGGGAAGTTTTCTTCTGGCCTGACATAATTGCTGTGTGCCGATTTTTTAGCCTCACTCTCAAGGTCTGCTCCACAGTGCTTACGAAACAGGTGAGAAGCAAATGTCGAGTAGCATCGGAAAGTTTGGGAGCATCCTTCAACAAAGCATCTCATCATAAAATTGAATTCATTAGAATGGGCCAATCTGTGTCGGTAAAACTCCCTCCATGACAAACAACAAAAACTGCAGCACGAACAACGATAGGATACTGCCTCCTCCATCAAATTAAGAGATGTATAACATCTCGAAATAGTTAAAACATGGAACAGTTAAAAAAAAACGATATAGTTTACAAAAATTTACCGCCATTAAAAAGCGCGCTAAAGCACGTTGTTTCGTTGTGGTTTGTCACAAATCGTTATATCCCCCGATACCCCTTGCTACGAACACTCGCAGGTCTTGTGTCGATATGGAAGGCTCCAGTTTAAGCGAAGACATGACGGTGACTGATGTAGTGAGTTGGCTGAGCTGTCAAGGTTTTAAGGACGACATTCAGCAATGTTTTGAAGGTACTATGGCACTGGGATGCCTGCGTATGTTCTGCTATGTGTTGTAACGTTGTAGCTCAAGAAATAGATGGAGAAGCCTTGTTTGGAGCGGTTGGTTGTCAAGTTGGCCTGGACTGTTTGAAGGATATTCTACCAAAGTTTGGGCAACCAATTAAAGTGTATAGGGCAATCAAGGCTGAGATGGAGAAGACAAATTTACAACAGGTTTGTAAAAGAAATCCATTTGAAGGGAAATTTGTTTTGACCCATGGCCACTTTTGTGCAGCTTGCTAAGTCCACTCGGTTTCCTGTGCGCTGCTCACATCTGTTTACTACCAGCATTAAAATTTCATTTCATTCCATTTTCTATATTACGTTACTTCCTGGAATTTTAGTATACTGCACAGGCCCAGAAAAAAAAATCTTGTCAGAGTGTCTGATTACATATCAGTGTGCTATTTAATCAGCACGTATATGTTCACTTTTGTGTTATTCTCACAGCTTAAAGATGGTGCAAGCTTAAGTTTGTGATTATGTAGTTTTCTATGGTTGTGCATGCCCATGTAAATgttggcttgaaaagctgccggTCATGGAATGGAATGGGCTGCATGAAACATTCTGGGAGCAAGTCAGTTAACAGAATTCATGGCCATCAGAGGTATTATAAAAATTTTCTTTTGTACAGCCACAATAATCCCCATGGTGTGGGACTCCAGAAAACACGGAATTATGGAACAGCGGAATAAATGAAACTaattttaaacaaaaaaatCTAATATAACTATATGTTTATACAGTGCTCACCTTGTAGCAACTCCATTGAGAACGCAATTGCAATGGTGGAACACTAAGGAAGCAAGCTTTAAATAGAATGTACACTGGACTAtccactctagaacaatctaactaagcaaAACTATTTTCTAAtgcacttcactacataattgTTACAAAACTACGAGTTCTTTCTACTATACTTGCTTACAATAGAGTGGGCTTTAAAAAGAGCAGAGCGCTATCTAAAATCTACATCCCCTAGTACAGCATGATTCTAATGGCTTTGGGCACTCACAAGTGGCAGGTTGTACATGCAAGTATGGCAGAAAGAACTTGTAGTTTTGTAGTGAttgtgtagtaaagtgtattagacagtagtttagcttagttagattgttccagagtggttagttttgtgcacATTCTATTAAAAGctcgccaccttggattcaaCCATCACGATTGGGTATTTGAAAGAGTTGCTACAAAGTGAGCAGTATAATACCTATCTATaaaagcaagagttaataatagtggagaagGGTTAGAATAAAAAATATGTATTCTGTGTTTTCTGGAGTTTCCAACGGTGTCCACCATAGCAAACCATAATGTAATTACAAAGGCAACACCTTACTACAGTTGTTATATGGTTTCATTACAGCAGAGGGTTGGCAATGGTAATTTGTGGTTACTCCCTTGAGTTATAAGAATGTATCCTATCTCCTAAAAACTTAGGGACTGCTATTATTGACAGGTAGCTCTTAGGTCCCTCCTTGTACACAGTGGCTGGACAATTGATACCTATCAAGTGTCTGGGAATTATTATATTCTCTGAGTCATAAGGTTATTGACCAGACTTGCAATTTGATAAAACACCATTTGACTAACATTGGCAACGAGGAAGTAGAGCAGCATCTATAGATGAAAAGCCGCATATAGACAGGCTAGTTACACAATTTTCTACCATGTGAGAATCCACTTTATTAGTGATGCATTTCATCAAGTTAATCTGTTGCTAATTACAAATTATTATGCAAATGCCAAATATTCTGatcaccaaaatttctgcttatatgGTACCTTTCCTATATACGTATGTGTTATATTTTTATGTGTGTTTAAAATAAGTTTCATTATAGGATAAACGTGGAGAGTCAACAATTAGTAGTCTGCCTGGCAGCAGCAGTCGAGAGGTAAATaatctctttgatattactttAGCATGAGTTTTGTGCATGTGTAGACATCAATTCTGTCATGTGATAGTTCTCCTGGATCACCTACTTCTAGTGTTGCATCTCAGCACTCGAAGGTATTTTTAAGGCAGTCTGTGTTGTCTTCCATTGTGCTTTGCTACAGTCATCAATGCAGCCAGCTGCAGTAAAGGTAACTAAAGCACACAACCACCTCATTTTTGTTATGTTTAAGTTATGCTTGTTTAATAGTGGTCATATGTTCATGTATAAATGGATACTTTCTTTATGTAGGGAAGTAATAGCCTTCCTGATCCTTTTCCAATCCCAGTCTTCAGACAAACCACTGAACAGAATTTGGCCAAAAAGGATCTTTATCCTGATGATCGGCGTTACATGGTCAGGGTATTGTCAACTATGATTCTTGCCCACATATCCAAAGCCAGTGTGCATGATTGTGAACAAGTGGGAAAGGCTCTTGTACAGAAATTCCCTTTCTTAAAAGAATATGTTAGTCAGTAACACTACTATTGTTTCTGATTCATTTGTTTTATCCACACAGCATTCCTGGGCACAATTCATCTCGATGCTCCGTGCAACGCTAAAAGGGTAGATTAAGGTATCTATAGATGAACTAATATGACAAATTAAGACCATGACAAATTTTAGCTGTAATTCACAGATGCATGCAGCGGTAAATCACGTGATATGTTAAGGCAGTTGATAATCACCTTCTGTCTTCATCGTGTATTTTGTCGCGCACAGCTCAGCTATATAATTAGCTAGACTAGTATACATTCTCTATATAAAAATAAATCTTATTGTTAAGAAGTGAAACTTCTTCATGATCACGGTATAGTTCGTCCTTTACATTAATCTTCAATTCTTCGTCCCAAATCTGACAGAAAAATCTAAATGACTGTCATTGGCCACTTCCAAAGGAAGGAACTTCTTTATGTCCTCCAAATTGTAACCATTACTCATAGGTATTTCCATAGAAGTCGTTAATTGATTCTCAAAATGTACCAGTAGAGTGCAGAGCTTCGGATGTTTCAACTCGTACAACTTTTGCAGCCAGTTATCATGTTGTGCACCCAAAGTATGCAAGTCTAAGGCAGCATTAAGGTCATAGGAGAATGATTCCATCACCATGTGTCCTTTTAGCTATTTAACGCGAAGCTATGGAGGTTTTGCAAGGGGAGTTCACGTCTCACGTGCGCATTGAATTAATACGGTAAAATTCCTATATGGTCCACAATACATTGCACAGCTCGCGAGCCACGATATTAATTCCGTTATATAAGGCCTCTTTTTACAATGGTAGTTTGTACCTGTTAAACACATGTCTGCACTAGAACTCTTTGTTTAGTGCTAAGATTGCTGTAGACTCGGCCTCCACTAGCTCTTTATCCACTTATTAGCTACACGAAAAATTCCAACAATTGTCCGAATATGAATTTTTATTATGAATGCGTATACACGTGAGTCGGGAACGTCTCCTGCAAATCCtctatagctatagttacacTCGATCCACAAGTATGTTGACAGTTGATGAATTCTTATAATATCAGTGAAATCCATACCGGAAATGCTTATAGTAAAGGAATAAATTTTTTCTTGGGCCCACTTATCACGTGATCTCCGCTACTGCATTGCGTAACCATCACAGTCGTCCTGGGAACCACACTAGCCATCCCACAACTGTTTATAGTCGAAGTCTCCTGTTTCATTGATCGCTGTTAATAAAAGATATCAGTGGTATGTTTATTAGAATTCACTCATTGTACATGTCTGCTATATGTAGTACATAAACTTAGGTATGTTTAATACTATGTCTACATGTGAAGCACGTGTTAGAATAGCTTTCCTTCTTACAAACTGATTTAGTGAAATGTATGGCATGGCCTGTTCAATGAACTCTGTTCTTGCGTTGTATCAGCTGTGCTGATTTAGCAACACAGTAATCAATGGCTATTACATATTATGTACACTGCAAGAGTGCTGTATGTACCTGATGTATTATATGTGTAACATCAAGGTGCTATCTTTTACAGACCACACTCTTTCTCTAGAACATAGTTTCAGAAGTCATCTTTTACGAGATCTGGCAAAGTTGTGAAGAGATACACACTTCCATGGTTTAAGTTCGGTGAGCTGATTGTTTCTGTATTGATGTTATAAAATGTaagtgttcaccctccagttcCCTATTGGTAAGGTAGATAAATACAAATACACCTGCTGCTCCTTTCTTTTGCTCATCGCAGTCAAATGCACTGTACTGAAGTCAATAAGTAGTCTTCTTAAAACAGCCCCACTGCTAGGCTAATAGTAGTTGTGGCGGTAAATACACACTCAGATTTTTACCATTATGTCATTGTGCAGGATATTCTAGCCAGCTTTTAGTTCATTGTGACCACAGCACAGTTTACATTGTGTCTACACTGTTGCTATGTTCTaccctatatgtgactggatttgtgaaaagagtcttccacacatccaatttaccattTTGATGATTCGTACCTTAATTTAACTAGAAAAcagctattgacttcaaatgtggtcagtagtgagcaccaacatagcttaacGGATGGAAAATTTTGCAAGGTTATATGTcttgaacacaaagttatggtcttccaattTCATAgagttggatgtgtgtgtggaagacccatttttgcaaatctgttTACATTATGTAGAACAGTATTCGATTGCCCCTGAAGGTTATAACATGGCAGTAAAGCTGTGTTTATTTtgccatttaaaaaaattgttaccACTGAGTGCAATCCGTACAAGAATTACCAGCCAGGTACTGATTAACCTCAGGGGTACAGGTGTAGGATAATGCATACGATTTGGTTGATGATTATGTTATTCTAAACTACGTAATGTACAAAACTCCTTGCTTCACTGTTTACAAGAATGCAGTGAACAATAACACCTAACAATGAGATGAGCATTTTTTTACACTATTACTGTGATATTTCTGGGACATTGAAACAATTTCTACAGAAATGAATTACCGTTTCTGAGAATAAACTTACAATGGAATTTAAAGCAGTTAAACGGAGTTAACACGCAAACCCAAGCATATCTGGGGCACAACTGGCACAGAAATCAGGAGCACGTGGGCCCAGTGGTTTAATCTTAAGTGTGACACTTACATTGCCTCAGCATGTTGTTGGATCAATTAAGTGTCAGTTTTTGCCCACCCATGGAAATCAAATCATACAATACCAGAACTAAGGGCTGTCCACTTTGCTCAAAATAGTAAAGTAGACCCAACTACACACGTGAGCATAATCACCAGGGTTCACGTGAGATAGTAGTATCAATGTGTCTCCAACCTACCTATCTCTACCCTTCTGCCAAACATTCTCTCACCTAGAACAGCAAACTTTGTTGTCAGGTGAGTGTAGCAACTCTTCAGGTGACGGTAACTTGGTATATTATCTTTGTAGAATGCTAAGTATAGTAATTGTGCTTTACCCAGGTGACTCTAAACTGTATTGGCCATATAAAATGTTATTTTCTGGTGTCTTAAGAATTGTATCATTTACAGTTAattcatattaattttgtagaatTTTAACACCTGACTTTATGGCCAAATATAAAGCAACGAAAAACTCAGCATGTTGGAGACATCTATATTTCTGTGAGGTTGTCCTTCTATATGGTTTATCTGCTGGTGTATTGTCACTGTCATTAAATAAATCCATAGTCAACTGTACTAATAAGTGTCTAAGTCAGCCAGAGTATAGTTGTCATCAAGTATTTGTACTTTGTGCTTGTACGCATGAGCTATTGCGTGTGTTTTATATAGAAGCTTTCCTGCCTTGTGGATGACTAGTGGCTTCCCTTAAGTGTTTCAGCCTATAGAACCTGGTAACTGCAACGACCGGTTCTAGAATTACAGTGTATTCACACATACCGGTAGCCTCTAGTTACAGATGACAGAGCCTGTCACTAAGTGGCTTTAATTAGGATCACGTGttgccttcaccaccttgtgCATAGCCTCACTGCATATTCCAATACCTATAATGTAGCCGCTAATACCAATGACTAACttgtttattagagtatgtcaaggTTTAATAATTTATAGTTACTTTTGAGTTGATACACCTGTACTAGAGTCTCATTGCCAGCGtgtatcatttccaccagtAATGTACTGTTGGCAATGGCACTGTTTCACGCATGCCCTATTGGTAGGTTGTCATGTTGGTGTACacacttggttgtatgtgatctGATGTGCCACCTATGTTTAAGTAACCTGCTAATTTTAAGTTGCGTGGTTTTCTTTGGAGATACTTTTAGAGTACCCCATAGTTTGTACCATCTACCCAACCTGGGCACTATGGATACGGGAACATGATTGTGTGATAGTACTTGTGAGAACTATAATTGTACAAATATATATTGTATATTATTTCTTTTATGATGAAGAAAGTGTGACCAGTTCAATAACAAGGTAATTGCTATTATTtgaaaatatgtattatattagtttttaatacttcaacagGTGAAAGGAACATAATCACTGCTGGCAACTAACACTTAGATGGACTAAATGGTcgcatacacatgcatgtatgtgcactCTCAGATGCACCATACACATTCACGCCACACCTTCACACCCACACATGCACCCCCACccccctacacacacacaccttttcACATTCTAACAGCTAATGTGCTAAAAATTGAACCAATAACAATGTTATGAGAATTGCATGTCAAAGTAACAGTGGTGTAAACTttaatgtatttgtacattagGAGTGTTCTTGAAAACATTACTTTGTAAATTGTGGGGTTTCCTTGACTTAAACTTTTTCATAGATAGTTCACTTTACTTAGTTGATTTACTCATTTAATTTGGATCTAAAATTGGTTCTAAACAGGAGTTAATCCGCTTTTCCTATTAGCATGGTTTTATGTAAAAAAATAGGAAAATTATACCCAGGAAAATTGTTTCTTGAAGAAAATTGACTAAATTGAACAGATtccaaattttctatttaatttTCTATTTATTTTCTATTTTCAAATGAATCTTAATTTTACTTTACCCACTTTACTTAGCTTAGGTGGACGACCTTGAGGAACGGGTTTTTGGCCTCTTGGTATTCCCTTCCTACGTCTGGAGGTAGCAGTTGTTTGGACTGGTATCAGCACTCCTTGGTGCCTTCTCTGCAAACCAGCTGTATTGCATTTAAGTTATAATTACAAAAaaacatactgtatagctagtgtgACTGACCTTCCATGCCAAATGTGTGGAGAGCACTAGTAATTGAAGGAGTTGAGATTGTTTTTCCCTGCAAGGATCAGTAACTCTTGAGGAACTTGGCAACGCCACTAATGTAGTTGGGATCAGTTTCTTTAAGACGTTCACTCATGTCATCAAATACAGCTTGCAGTCCGAAACTAAGTTCATTAGTCCCACTATTATCTACATTCTCCTTCTCGAATGAGGACAATGCATCCTCATCAACATCACAAGGTTCATCCACAGTCGTGCAATAATCTGGCTGGTCTAATGAGTAAATTGTACATTCTTGTAAATTACTAGCCTGTTGTTGCTGCATCTTGTTCTCGTGGATACTAGCAAAGAAGGACACATCTGGTGTGTTACTTTCTCCCAAGGCAATTACAGCAAATAAGCGTCTACCCTCTGAGGAATACTCAGGAACAAAGGTTACTGATGGAATTTTCAGTTCTTGAAGCACAAACGCTTGATATTTGCATGGACTACCACATATACCAACTGGGCATGAACACATACCTAATTCTACATTAATGTAGTAGTTCCTTGTGCAGTCATTCACATACTCAAATTTGTACACTGTATCACTCACTCTTTCCAATATAGCAGGTTCTTTGACTTTTTCAATTTCTTCAGAAGGTAATTTCAGATGAGGACTTGGACGATTATGAGCAATATCAAGCAGTCTCTTTTCAAAGTACAGTTCTAAAGTTGTGGACAAAAACTGAAATAACTGAACTAAATTATATGCTCTTGTCCTTTCAAAAACTTGATCTTTCAGAACTCTAACACTAGCTTCAGAGTAATTGTTGGTGTGCTTACCTCGCATACACAAATAAGAACGATAAGCCATTGCCCATTCTTCTTCGTTGTCTTCCATCTCTTTCATGCGCTTCAAAATTAACATTAGGATACTTTACAATCTTGCTGGAAGGATCCTTAATTTCATTTGACAAAGTTCTTTTCAAGTCTTCTGGGGTCTCTGCGTACACAAGTTTGCGGACAAATTCCATGATCACTTTTCTGTC
This genomic interval from Dysidea avara chromosome 15, odDysAvar1.4, whole genome shotgun sequence contains the following:
- the LOC136245176 gene encoding uncharacterized protein, encoding MEGSSLSEDMTVTDVVSWLSCQGFKDDIQQCFEAQEIDGEALFGAVGCQVGLDCLKDILPKFGQPIKVYRAIKAEMEKTNLQQDKRGESTISSLPGSSSRETSILSCDSSPGSPTSSVASQHSKVFLRQSVLSSIVLCYSHQCSQLQ